A region of the Dermatophagoides farinae isolate YC_2012a chromosome 7, ASM2471394v1, whole genome shotgun sequence genome:
aatttcatttcctgttaatttgatttctattctatttatctatctgaaaaaaataatacttGAAATAatacaacttttttttgtcaatttttttctggttttgttttgttttgttttgatatctaaatttttttttctctctctctctccataTAAATAGACTATCGGAGAGTAAAAAAACACGTGTTCAAGCACCAAAACGAAGGCGGCAagcaaaggaaaaaaatccattagCACGAACATTGATTGCTATTGATTCATATCAAACATcatccaacaacaatgatataCCAACATCAAATGAAACTAATCATATGGATGATGTAAAGATTTCATCGACAAtgatctcatcatcatcatcatcatcaacaccgcAAACACCAAGTActccgacaacaacaacgacgataaCGAaagatgattcaaaatttgcATTATCAGCATTGGCCGGTTTGGCTAGTGTTGAAGATTTTAAATCCGTTGCAAATAAACTTCGTAGTAATAATGCTGTTGTACGTAATGATTCATGGCGTACAAtggatttaaaaaattcattacaatcaaaaatgttgataCAAATAAAAGGCCGTAGAAAAGCTCAAACACGTTTAATTGAACCACGATggcaatcattgaatcaaatggatAGTTTTATTCTCGTTACAAAGGATAAAATTATTGCCTATATTGGCCGATACTCAAACATTATTGAACGTACTAAATGTATGGAAATTGCCGATTTAATTCGTAAACGTAAAGATCTTTgttttcgttcatcatccAATGGTGTTGTACGATTGTTGGATTGTCAAAATGATATTACAACAAATCTATCGATGAATAATGCGTTACttatggaaaaattattaccacTACTACaggaattgaattttatccaagaaaatgattttgatgaatttgaaaaatccaTTTGCTCACCAATAATGGATATGGATCtggatgaagatgatgaattttatgaAGAATTTATTAATCATAGTAATCTTGTATATCAAGTTttgtatgatgaaaaatccgATTCAGATAAAGCTGAATTATTACCATTGGAAAATAATTGTGGCCGTCAACCACGACATGCTATACTGCAGCCAGATAAAGCATTAGTATTTGATTTTGGTAGCGAAATGTATGTTTGGCTGGGTAAAACCGTATCCAATGCCATACGTAAAAAAGCTGTTGAAGCAGCCAAAGATTTATGGTATCAAGGTTATGATTATActgaatttgattgttgtccATTGGGCAATGGCAACAATAcgacaataatcaaatctGATCGACGTCCAGATTGGACATGGTTCATACGtgtcaatcaaaatatggaacctattttattcaaagataaattcttcaattgGCCAGCATTTACATTGACACGTGCAGAAAAGAAATATCAGCCACGAAAATCATCGTTTTCggcgataacaacaacaacatcgaccaTTGAACCAAAGAAACATAAATGTTGTAAAAAAGATCTTTCAGCTGAATTGAATCTATTTCCAGTGGATGTTGATGCCGATATGATTCATAATGTACCAAAAGAACATGAACTTATATTGGAATGTATATCATTAGGACGTGGTGCTGGTGACACTATTCGCGATGAAGATGGTTTGCCAGTAAAAGTCCTTACATTGgatgttcaatgttttttcatcgatgaaTATGGTGATcgtattgaattgaatgaaatggatagaaattttttatgtAGTTCAGAATCTTATTACATCAGATGGAAATATCGTCTTGCACGTATAAGTAGATGTTTGAAAACTGGTGGTGAATCTCGTTATTCTGTCGAACAACATGGTGGCCGTGATCGTGTctgttattttgtttggcAAGGTAAAGATGCTCGTAATACACAACGTGGTATAACGGCATTGAATGCAATCGAAAAACTTCGTGTTGAAGGTGCCTCACAAACCTATGTTGAACATGGACACGAAGATCCGATATTTTTACGAATATTTCAAGGTTCATTGGTCATACAGAGTGgtaaacgacgacgacaaaatCATCCAATGAACGAATTTAGCAATCGATATCGAATGTTCATGTTACAGGATACATTACCTGAAGAACAATTTATGATTGAATTAGAATGTAGTTTTAAAAATCTTCGTAGCCGCATTTCATACCTGTTCGTGAATCCGGGCCATTCATCAAAAGTTTATTTATGGCATGGATGTAAAACCACCGGCGCAAAACGTCAAGAAATACGtacattttttcataaaaatatACTTAAAAATCGATCTCAAGAATTTGGATTTCCAGTCAACGATCCAATCACGGTGTATCAGCTGATTGATTTGGATGAAGCTCATGAAAGTCGAGAATTtatgaacatttttcaacaacaaaatcaacaacagattAGATCACCAGATTCAACGTTGACACGGCGACAATCTAAATCGAATTTACATCgtgatgtttatttttcactaATCGATGATCAACGTTCATATTGTTTTACACCacgtttatttcattttcaaacatcATCGGATCGAATATTTGAAGCAACGGAAATAACCACATCATATTATTCATCaccgaaatcatcatcatcgtcgtcgatGATCATCGTTAATTATCCATTTGTACAGGATGATATTTATGAACGAGCCAAAACAAAgccaacattttttcttttcgatgCTGAATATGAAGTTTATCTTTGGGAATCGAAAtatccattttttattaGCTCTAATCATGCCACTTTGGTCAAAgatgaccaacaacaacaacaacaacagcaacagaaacgaaaaaaatcaattgatgatgatgatgatgatggaaaaaaacaaatgccaaaaatgattgatattgaagaagaaattcAATCAGAATGTAATATGACTACGGGTTTTGCTACACAACTTTGGCTTGCCGAACGTAAATGTGCATTGGAAACTACACTTGCATATTGTCATGGTATTTTTATatcaacatttgaatgaaatttttaaatttttttttttaaatttttttttgcatctcAACTTTAGCAAAAAATTCTGCCGAACCACCAAAATCATATGTAATATCAGCCGGTCTGGAACCGGATTCATTTTGTGGCCTATTTCCAACATGGACCtattatgataatgttgcCAAATTACATATTCAGGTTtgtggtgattttttttgttgtcaaaaaaaaaaaattttaatttgaaaatatatacacacacacacaggatgGACGAAAACCAGGCGAACAGATACTTGTGCAAGAAGTTCTTTCACAAATGGAagatatcaatcaatccacATATGGCTACGAAGAATTAAAACGACGTCCATTACCTGAAGGTATCAATATTCTTTGTTTGGAATCCtatttggatgatgaagaatttgaggtaataattttttattattcttgattTTCCCCCATGTTGAatctaattttattattattattattaatatactCACACATGCAGAAAGTATTCGCCATGAATCGTgaagaattttgttcattaccAACATGGAAACAGAAATTAATCAAACAGGACAAGGAATTATTTTAATTGcgatttaattgatttgaattgaaacattttttttaaacatatGCTTTTACGATTTTtgaatgtgattttttttttggtggctCATGTCCacactttttttatttattgtatttttataatgatttgattttacaagaaaaaaaaaatgaaataaaaaaaaatttttttcgaattcaaaaaaaaaacaatcgatactTGAACAGTAATCGATAGTTTATCGATGCAGACAAGACAAGACTAAACACAACTTGCAGCTGATTTTTGATAGCTTTactttttgaatttttaaatttttaatatttttttcttcatttttaaatttgtgatttttgtcgtaagaaatttttattcaccaatgaaagaaataaaaaatgaatcatcattatccagtaagttggtttttttttgctctttgATGTGTTTGgaatatgaaattttgtCTTTCGTAGAACCGCCGAATGATTCAAGTTTATTGGAATATATTCGATGTGAACTAAAACGTGGCTATTTACTAcagaatgatgaacaaagaTATCGTGAAcggagagaaaaattttacattttccTTAAAATTCCATACAAATTGGAAACTGTaagttgaatttgaaattttttttttcgaatgataattttttttttttttttttgatgttttacttttcattcattcaacaagtttttattctatggattttttcaatgtgttGACGCCTTTCTATTTGTACTTACATTTCTACCATTTCGTTTAATATTGGCCTTATTGTCATGTTTATTTCGTATGACGCATATGataatcagatttttttatacattcaatttgaaaaaaagctttCAAACAGTATCCATATTGAATGCTGCCGAAACCTGTGATATACTCAAAGGAATCAttctatttgtttcattctatatgattgataatattgaaatttcaatattttatcatcaaattaaaagtcaatcaattataaaattgtacatatttttcaatatgcTTGAAGTTGCCGAtaaattattgtcatcattcgGTCAGGATATATTGGATACATTGTATTGGACGGCCACTGAACCACAGACCAAAAAACGGcattatatttttatattttttcacctattattggccattttttatgtttgtaAGTTTGTCATCCAGTTGtgtgatgaatttcaatttaatttaaaaccgaatttttgtttttttagttGCCCACACCATATTAGTGCTACTACAGgcaacaacattgaatgttgctataaattcaaaaaacaagGCTCTCATTACGATTATGATGTCCAATAATGTAAGTTTCAATTGATATATGATAATTGTGCTGCATAATTTgctaattctttttttttgtttttgttttttagttTGTCGAACTTAAAAGTAtggtttttaaaaaatttgaaaaaaacaatctatTCCACATGTCATGTAGTGATGTACGTGAACGGTTACATTATATTGTATTGTTGGCCGTGGTCATCATACAAACAATGAAAGAATATAATTGGTCTGATCGTCAATTATGGATTTTATTGCCCGATTGTTTAATGGTTTTAATGGTGGAAATTTTTGTCGATTGGTTCAAACATGCATTCGTAACAAGATTTAATGAAATTTCCTACGATGTTTATGAATATTATTCACTTTCATTAGCATATGATTTAGTTGGTAGTAAACTTAAAAGTGTAAGTCATGCCATTCTTGTTCTaaagattttgaaaataactttttcattcattcatttaggCTTTTTCCGATCATTCGGATATTGTATCCAGACGTATGGGTTTCATTCCATTACCGCTTAGCGTTTtagtgatgaaaatttttttcagttcatttcatttcaacgaTATTTATTCCTGTCTTTGTCTTTTGTTCCTATTTTTAAGTATCATAACATTTAAATTGGTTGTTAATATTGTACTACTTGGACTTTCTTGTAAATGGGTGGAAGAACATCAAAAATCGTTAGAAGAAAAAGTGGCAAAAGCATTAGGTGGCCATTCGGCTAGTTTACCAGCATCACGTCACAATAGTGTATCGGATTTAACCATTTTAAATGAAGAAAGTGCATTACATGTCATTCGTAATAAATTGGAACAagaacatcaacaacaacaacaactacagcaacagcagctgCAGCAGCAATCACCAATGAAAACGGCGACGATGACGACTACAAGAAGTACACCACATTCACCATTGAATGGTAGTCCAAGAAATAGCCTGGAAGATATATCTGAACAGGTTGCCATTGTACAGAAATCATTAGaatcatcgataatattATCCGATTCAACGGTTTCATtaatatcaatgaatgatggacGTAATGTTCGATTGccaaaaaaatcgacaattCCATCATTAACAACACAACATCCAGAAGAagagaatgatgaaaatgaaataaaaattatagctgatgatgatgatgatgataataatcaaacaaaatcgacatcaataaaaacaactaTAATGACAACATTGGCTAAAAAACGAGCCAATATTTTACGTCGTGTATCATTACAAGAATTGCCgacaaatattcatcatggTGGTAATCGGATTGATAATTCTGAGAAtttgcaatcatcatcatcatcatcgacaacaacagcagcagcaacaacaacgacaacaacaactttatcatcccaaatgaaaaaaccgaaaatgtcttgaagacaaaaaaaaatttttttttccaccgtTATCCGTGTTTTTCtctatttatttgtttcgcatctaaaaatataatttgtgacaaaatgtaaaaaaaaagaaaaaaaaataattgaacatgatccaaaattgataaatgttaatcaatcaacaacatcgtgGGGAAGAAAAGTGTATGGGgatatatcatcaacatttaatCCATCTAGGAAATGAAtgggatgaaaaaaacaatgatgatgatgatgatgatgatgatgataatcattggaaagccatcaaaaaaaacgaaattgtATCTCATCacatcaaataaacaacaacaatatatatgacgatgtctttttcatttcattagtttttgaatcagaaaaaaactttttcttcattttgcttgttgtttcattaaccttgtttgttgttgttttttttcaatcaatttttgatctGTCTGCatgtaaattgtttttttgagggttttttttcgttgagcttttgattcatttcatttcattcagatTCCAATCAGTCTTTGTGgccatgatcatgataattttttttctctcttgcTTTCTCTTGATTTaatcgttgttttttcttctcgatgatgattatattcgtcgaagagaaaatttattttttttttcaaaatttggaAACTGGGACAAAAttaagaaaatgatgatccaacaacaacaacaaaaaaaagaatcattttgaaattctgtatacaaacaaaaaaaaaataattcaaatttcgaatgaatataaaaatctgtaatacaaatttttttccccttcCTTAAATTCAAAAGGCggagcatcatcatcaaaatgtttacatttttatttgcttctactttttgtgtgtgtgtgtacaagTGGGAGGACAGTCAAAATTTAcatgcgtttttttttcgttaattaattcatttgaacatGTTGGCCCACATGTGTGTAGAtgtagtcaaaaaaaaaaaaaatgcacacacaaaagtagaaaaaaattgtagtAGGAACTTTTAATTTTCTgaattgccaaaaaaaaaaaaaaaaatatcaagccggaataaaatgaagagagagagagagagatggagaaattttttttcaatttaacgAAATTGtgagaatttttcttcattcttcattattcatttcaatcatgaaTGATCAACGTTATATATGGTGGTTGTAGGGTGTAGTCACAATTAAATGTCTTAGGTTATGTTCTACTGGGTAGTGGtatacaaaaatgaaacatttgaaatgattaaaaCTGCTAGATGTGATACATaaagtttttcattgtgACCATATAGATAtagtttttttatgtttcgtttgttgatgatgatgctgttgCTCGGTATATGTTCGATTttatatgtgtatgtgtgtgttgtgtgtgtgtgttacatTTGTACTGATGATGTATATGTGTgctgcattttttttttttttttttttttgatttttaagaTCTTAAAAATTAAgattaagatttttttttcatcaaaatctttACGATAAATTAATTACCAACTAATTTTTCCCAAATTTATGGTTATGGTTGTCGATTTattgagaagaaaaaaagaataaaaatgaaattctgaCATTGTGTTGATTTTGCTGATCTGATAATGTGTTAATGAATGaccaaatcaatcatcatcttaaaAATTGCATCtgtaaatcatcaaattgtgtccgaaaattttttgtttctgaagacaaatttttttcacaacgATATGGTTATGTATTAGCCATTTAGattgaaaatcgattgaaacaaaaaatcattcgatttttttttcatttgttgtgtTAATGATCAATAcagtgttgttttttttccaattcaactACTACTGATAACTACTGTTGTTGGCCtcgatataaaaaaaaacatttatttcgTATATCTattattgcaaaaaaaaaacaaaacaaaattgactttattcaatcaatctgtTGCTTAATGTGACAATGTATCTTCATCTTTGATTGAtctttaatcatttttcaaagatTCTTTTCCATATTCTTGCATCATTGAGTAACAAggcaccaaaaaaaaaatcaaattactAATACAAGCCATTTAATCAGCGCCCAAAAATGCGACCAaatattgtttcatttctatttgaCAATCGCTTCTTTTGTTgtctgtcatcatcatcatcatcaataaagtATTTGTCAATagtaaatttgaattcaacaaaaattacagaattattgattgaataaagaaaaaatttgattcaaaaaaaggGAACAAtccaattcaaatcaattataatcaatgacGAAGATTATCGAAAGTCCATATTATCAAAATCTCATTTTTgctatatatgtgtgttatcatcatcgaatagtCTCGAGTCAGTtttctgattgattttcGAATCAAAGTCAACATTGTATTAGTTTGTACATTGTGtctttgtatgtgtgtgtgtgtatggtgtatttggattttgttggccaaatgataatgtcatcttgattattgttttcatcatcatcatcattgaatgaacgCAATATTTTTgcttgaacattttttttctgctttgtCGTTGTGACATgaacaaattgttgttgtttttttttctaattgtTTTCAAGAATCTActgtctctgtgtgtgtgtgtgtatgtttgtactggacagatttattttttatttgtctgtttttgacattgtcattttgtttgattagtaatcatcatcatcatcattttcgtcgtcgtcgtcctcgtcgttgttgttgtataattgataataaaaatttttttgtttgtcataaaaaaaaacaccaaatGTCTATACTTCGTGGAacgaaaaaacttttattgGCTGCCGGTCTAGCTGGTTGTGGTGCAGCTGCAGCCGTATTATTTACCGGTCTACATAAAGATACTGAAAGTTTTAAAGCACATGCATCATCTgcctcattattattacctgATTATAAATTTATAAATCTACATAATTATATAGCAACAAAATGGGATTATAATTGGGATAGACGTGAACCGAATTCATTAATAGCACCAATAAAAGGTGATTTTGGTTCATTACCTGAATGTGATcaagatgattataatcgTCGTTTAGAAAAGGCaaaatcaacagcaacaagacATCTATTATTAATACGACATGGCCAATATCGTATGGATGCCGATACTGATGAATTACGGCAGCTAACATCATTAGGCCGTGATCAGGCTAATCGTATTGGTGAAAGATTAAAAGAATTAGATCTACCATATACACGTAttataaaatcaacaatgacaCGTGCAACCGAAACGGCAGAAATTATACATACACATCTACCGGATATACCGATGACTGCATGTGATTTTATTCGTGAAGGTTCACCAATCGTACCGGAGCCACCAATTTCCAATTGGAAACCTGAACCAAAGGTATCAACATTATTTGTATATATTatgttattatattatttacaccggaaaatgttttatttttctcaatttaacttttgacatttttattcattcatgacAATGCAAGTAATTCTttgtaatttgtttttgattgctgaaaatattcgatttttggttttgggtttttttttctacaaaagaaaaaagttttgttaAATTCTCTAACACAAAatcttaaattttttttttcattgaaacaaaattctaaCCGTTATTTTTATAGGAATGTAGttgtagtaaaaaaaaatttaaagatTATGGATATTCTTAGATGTGTTTTCAAGGTCTTTCTTTCAAAATAAGAATTGTGAATCTTCAAAACGAAATTCTTTTAACATATTCATTTAGGTTTTATATAGCAATCATTAATggattatttaattttttttttttgaaacaaaaaaaaccatattcatcattcaaacagCTAATGATGAGCTATACgcattttctttgttttgtgtttagattcatttgaacaaaacaaagctaaagtgcagaaaaaaaatgtcaattccTTGTTATTTCCCACGCTGCTTGTTTCCACattggtttgattttttttttcatttatttatcttttttcCCCTTAACCACAATTAggttgtttctgtttttttttttgtttgtttgtctcaAAAGGGGATTTATATCGATGGTTAGGATATTTGTTTCTCCttcttttccatcatcatcatcatcaacatcatgtaAATTATCTtctgtcaatttttttttcattcaaaaccattattatcattttaataCAACTGTATGTATTTGAAAAtctcgtgatgatgatgatgatggtggtatgAACATGGttaataatgtgtgtgtgtgtttgtgtttgtttggttttctgaatttgattatttcattcaaaatgaattaatcaaatgatgatgatgatgatgaaaaatctgattgattattatctaaTCATTtgcaatcaatcgatcgattaaatcaattaatttaacagaaaaaaaataataaataaattttcatcatcatttttttttctcttgaatgttgaaataataatttagtCTATAATATATAGAGAGTTTATTATCACATAGACTttattggagaaaaaaaccaaaaccaaaatttttttttcattctccaTTCGATCAATCgtcattgataatttttcatatagATTTTATATTCAGGGTATTACCataattatgaatgatgaatgattagGATTAGGATTTTATATTTGGCCTATTTGAGAGCTAAAAAAGATAAGGCAAATCATCATCCCTTTCGTTCTTTGGAATTAAATCTGAATGGAGAATgtttgcaacaacaacaacaacaacatcaacggcgaaaaaatggaaaatttcctTGATCaaaatccattcaattctttttttttcttgttgattattttgacaTTGCGACATTATGACAAAGtgttagatttttttttctttctctctctctctgtttaTTGACAACAAATATGATTTGGTTTTCCTGtttatatacacacaaacaatgatgTGTCCTCGCCACTGGCATTTTCTGTtgtcattgaatgataattttttttttgctgttttttaatttaaatttttcaattactaatttttttttgtttacttttcatttgtttgattttttgttgtgaaaaaaaaatttctatagCAGTTTTTCCAGGATGGTGCCCGTATTGAAAGTGCATttcgaaaatattttcatcgtGCTGATCCATCACAGAAACAAGATAGCTACGATATACTTGTCTGTCATGGAAATGTGATtcgttattttgtttgtcgtGCATTACAATTTCCACCGGAAGGATGGCtaagattttcattatataattGTAGTATGACATGGGTTGCCATCAAACCAAGTGGACGTGTTATTGTCTATACGGTTGGTGATACTGGCCATTTATCTCGTGCTCAAATGACGACCAAttagtagtaataataatcagtgaaaatactaaaaaaaagtgccgataataagtaaaaaaaaaaaatattagaagaattttatcatttgataaaCATATATAATACGTGTAtggatttattcattttgtaatttttaaatcaatcatcgaattttcaatattgccatcctcatcatcatcatcatcatcgatcttTGATAGTCTGGATCATGTTgccatatgaaaaaaaaacgatttcatcataaaaaacaagaaaaaaaattcaatcatcgtcatcatcatcatcatatttattcgtatcgatttaaaaaaaaacaaatctcaAAACACTTTCAATACagatatatacacacacacacacacatctacattatatattttttatatgaatCTACTACCACTCTACTACTGTTACTTTTCTCAACAAATTGATACgaacattcaaattcatataaacaatttacatacactcatacacacataccggaaacaaattttcacatcaaatgtttattgttggctttttttccgttatagaattcttcttttcttcaataattgatttcaattcaatcagaatggaatcaattgaaaaattctcttccaatttttttttcatatattgtaatcatttcaatcaattttttctcttcttttcatttgaaaattatcttttgatttcaattttcattgttataaTCACTTATATAATCTCAACAttgtcataatcattatgtgtaaattataaataataatatagtcattattattttgatcatcgatttattgatgatcaaattattttttttttgtttgtttgtttgttcattaggatcattattatttttttcagattttcaatttttttttttgtttctcaaatctgattttcttcattcattcatttattcattctttttttttgccatttaaaattaaacttatcatcaac
Encoded here:
- the LOC124497251 gene encoding serine/threonine-protein phosphatase PGAM5, mitochondrial isoform X2 — encoded protein: MSILRGTKKLLLAAGLAGCGAAAAVLFTGLHKDTESFKAHASSASLLLPDYKFINLHNYIATKWDYNWDRREPNSLIAPIKGDFGSLPECDQDDYNRRLEKAKSTATRHLLLIRHGQYRMDADTDELRQLTSLGRDQANRIGERLKELDLPYTRIIKSTMTRATETAEIIHTHLPDIPMTACDFIREGSPIVPEPPISNWKPEPKQFFQDGARIESAFRKYFHRADPSQKQDSYDILVCHGNVIRYFVCRALQFPPEGWLRFSLYNCSMTWVAIKPSGRVIVYTVGDTGHLSRAQMTTN
- the LOC124497251 gene encoding serine/threonine-protein phosphatase PGAM5, mitochondrial isoform X3, with protein sequence MSILRGTKKLLLAAGLAGCGAAAAVLFTGLHKDTESFKAHASSASLLLPDYKFINLHNYIATKWDYNWDRREPNSLIAPIKGDFGSLPECDQDDYNRRLEKAKSTATRHLLLIRHGQYRMDADTDELRQLTSLGRDQANRIGERLKELDLPYTRIIKSTMTRATETAEIIHTHLPDIPMTACDFIREGSPIVPEPPISNWKPEPKFFQDGARIESAFRKYFHRADPSQKQDSYDILVCHGNVIRYFVCRALQFPPEGWLRFSLYNCSMTWVAIKPSGRVIVYTVGDTGHLSRAQMTTN
- the LOC124497251 gene encoding serine/threonine-protein phosphatase PGAM5, mitochondrial isoform X1: MSILRGTKKLLLAAGLAGCGAAAAVLFTGLHKDTESFKAHASSASLLLPDYKFINLHNYIATKWDYNWDRREPNSLIAPIKGDFGSLPECDQDDYNRRLEKAKSTATRHLLLIRHGQYRMDADTDELRQLTSLGRDQANRIGERLKELDLPYTRIIKSTMTRATETAEIIHTHLPDIPMTACDFIREGSPIVPEPPISNWKPEPKVSTLFFFQDGARIESAFRKYFHRADPSQKQDSYDILVCHGNVIRYFVCRALQFPPEGWLRFSLYNCSMTWVAIKPSGRVIVYTVGDTGHLSRAQMTTN